Proteins encoded together in one Larus michahellis chromosome 4, bLarMic1.1, whole genome shotgun sequence window:
- the BMAL1 gene encoding basic helix-loop-helix ARNT-like protein 1 isoform X4 has protein sequence MADQRMDISSTISDFMSPDPADLISSSLSTSGMDCNRKRKGSSTDYQEGMDTDKDDQHGRLEYTDQQGRIKNAREAHSQIEKRRRDKMNSFIDELASLVPTCNAMSRKLDKLTVLRMAVQHMKTLRGATNPYTEANYKPAFLSDDELKHLILRAADGFLFVVGCDRGKILFVSESVFKILNYSQNDLIGQSLFDYLHPKDIAKVKEQLSSSDTAPRERLIDAKTGLPVKTDITPGPSRLCSGARRSFFCRMKCNRPSVKVEDKDFPSTCSKKKDRKSFCTIHSTGYLKSWPPTKMGLDEDNEPDNEGCNLSCLVAIGRLHPHVVPQPVNGEIRVKPTEYVSRHAIDGKFVFVDQRATAILAYLPQELLGTSCYEYFHQDDIAHLAECHRQVLQTREKITTNCYKFKIKDGSFITLRSRWFSFMNPWTKEVEYIVSTNTVVSTNVLDSGDAAFPQLAASPHSMDSVLQAGEGGPKRTHPTVPGIPGGTRAGAGKIGRMIAEEIMEIHRIRGSSPSSCGSSPLNITSTPPPDTSSPGGKKILNGGTPDISSAGLLSGQIQDNSGYPYSDNSSILGENSHIGIDMIDNDQGSSSPSNDEAAMAVIMSLLEADAGLGGPVDFSDLPWPL, from the exons ATGGCAGACCAAAGGATGGACATATCTTCTACAATTAGTGACTTTATGTCACCAGACCCTGCTGACTTAATCTCCAGTTCCCTTAGCACTTCAGGAATGGATTGtaataggaaaagaaagggaagctCTACTGATTATCA ggaaGGTATGGATACAGATAAGGATGACCAACATGGAAG ATTGGAGTATACAGACCAACAAGGCAGAATAAAAAATGCAAG GGAGGCTCACAGTCAAATTGAAAAAAGGCGTAGAGATAAAATGAACAGTTTTATAGATGAACTGGCATCTTTGGTACCAACGTGCAATGCTATGTCTCGAAAGCTAGACAAACTCACTGTGTTGAGAATGGCTGTCCAGCATATGAAAACATTACGTG GTGCTACAAACCCATACACAGAAGCAAACTATAAGCCTGCTTTTCTATCAGATGATGAATTAAAACATCTTATTCTCAGG GCAGCAGATGGATTTCTTTTTGTTGTGGGCTGTGACAGAGGGAAGATACTGTTTGTTTCAGAATCTGTCTTCAAGATCCTCAACTACAGTCAg AATGATTTGATTGGTCAAAGTTTATTTGATTACCTTCATCCTAAAGACATTGCCAAAGTgaaggagcagctctcttctTCTGACACTGCGCCACGAGAAAGACTTATAGATGCAAAAA CTGGACTCCCAGTTAAAACTGATATAACACCTGGGCCATCACGACTGTGTTCTGGAGCCAGACGGTCCTTCTTTTGTAGGATGAAGTGCAACAGACCTTCAGTCAAAGTAGAAGACAAGGATTTTCCTTCAACCTGTTCAAAGAAGAAAG aCCGCAAAAGCTTTTGCACTATTCATAGTACAGGATATTTAAAAAGCTGGCCGCCAACAAAAATGGGACTAGATGAAGATAATGAACCAGATAATGAGGGTTGTAATTTAAGCTGTCTTGTTGCAATTGGACGGCTGCATCCTCATGTAGTACCACAGCCAGTCAACGGTGAGATCAGGGTGAAACCTACGGAGTATGTTTCTCGACATGCAATAGATGGGAAATTTGTTTTTGTAGATCAGAG GGCAACAGCCATTCTGGCGTACTTACCCCAGGAACTTCTAGGTACTTCGTGTTACGAATATTTTCATCAAGATGATATAGCGCATCTTGCAGAATGTCATAGACAAG TTTTGCAGACAAGAGAAAAAATTACAACTAACTGctacaagtttaaaataaaagatggcTCTTTTATTACATTGCGGAGTCGCTGGTTCAGTTTCATGAACCCTTGGACCAAAGAAGTAGAATACATTGTCTCAACAAACACAGTCGTTTC CACCAACGTACTTGATAGTGGAGACGCAGCCTTTCCACAGCTCGCGGCTTCTCCACACAGCATGGACAGTGTGCTTCAGGCTGGAGAAG GTGGCCCAAAAAGGACCCATCCTACTGTGCCTGGAATTCCAGGTGGAACAAGAGCCGGGGCAGGTAAAATAGGGAGGATGATTGCTGAAGAAATCATGGAGATTCACAG GATAAGAGGATCATCACCCTCTAGCTGCGGTTCAAGTCCACTGAACATCACCAGCACCCCCCCGCCGGACACATCCTCCCCAGGAGGCAAGAAG atctTGAATGGTGGCACTCCAGACATTTCTTCAGCTGGGTTACTGTCTGGGCAAATCCAAGATAACTCTGGTTACCCGTATTCTGACAACTCCTCTATTCTTG GGGAGAACTCTCATATAGGCATCGATATGATTGACAACGATCAAGGATCCAGCAGCCCCAGCAATGACGAAGCAGCAATGGCAGTAATAATGAGCCTTCTTGAAGCAGATGCAGGTCTTGGTGGCCCCGTAGACTTCAGTGACTTGCCATGGCCCTTGTAA
- the BMAL1 gene encoding basic helix-loop-helix ARNT-like protein 1 isoform X3, protein MADQRMDISSTISDFMSPDPADLISSSLSTSGMDCNRKRKGSSTDYQEGMDTDKDDQHGRLEYTDQQGRIKNAREAHSQIEKRRRDKMNSFIDELASLVPTCNAMSRKLDKLTVLRMAVQHMKTLRGATNPYTEANYKPAFLSDDELKHLILRAADGFLFVVGCDRGKILFVSESVFKILNYSQNDLIGQSLFDYLHPKDIAKVKEQLSSSDTAPRERLIDAKTGLPVKTDITPGPSRLCSGARRSFFCRMKCNRPSVKVEDKDFPSTCSKKKADRKSFCTIHSTGYLKSWPPTKMGLDEDNEPDNEGCNLSCLVAIGRLHPHVVPQPVNGEIRVKPTEYVSRHAIDGKFVFVDQRATAILAYLPQELLGTSCYEYFHQDDIAHLAECHRQVLQTREKITTNCYKFKIKDGSFITLRSRWFSFMNPWTKEVEYIVSTNTVVSTNVLDSGDAAFPQLAASPHSMDSVLQAGEGGPKRTHPTVPGIPGGTRAGAGKIGRMIAEEIMEIHRIRGSSPSSCGSSPLNITSTPPPDTSSPGGKKILNGGTPDISSAGLLSGQIQDNSGYPYSDNSSILGENSHIGIDMIDNDQGSSSPSNDEAAMAVIMSLLEADAGLGGPVDFSDLPWPL, encoded by the exons ATGGCAGACCAAAGGATGGACATATCTTCTACAATTAGTGACTTTATGTCACCAGACCCTGCTGACTTAATCTCCAGTTCCCTTAGCACTTCAGGAATGGATTGtaataggaaaagaaagggaagctCTACTGATTATCA ggaaGGTATGGATACAGATAAGGATGACCAACATGGAAG ATTGGAGTATACAGACCAACAAGGCAGAATAAAAAATGCAAG GGAGGCTCACAGTCAAATTGAAAAAAGGCGTAGAGATAAAATGAACAGTTTTATAGATGAACTGGCATCTTTGGTACCAACGTGCAATGCTATGTCTCGAAAGCTAGACAAACTCACTGTGTTGAGAATGGCTGTCCAGCATATGAAAACATTACGTG GTGCTACAAACCCATACACAGAAGCAAACTATAAGCCTGCTTTTCTATCAGATGATGAATTAAAACATCTTATTCTCAGG GCAGCAGATGGATTTCTTTTTGTTGTGGGCTGTGACAGAGGGAAGATACTGTTTGTTTCAGAATCTGTCTTCAAGATCCTCAACTACAGTCAg AATGATTTGATTGGTCAAAGTTTATTTGATTACCTTCATCCTAAAGACATTGCCAAAGTgaaggagcagctctcttctTCTGACACTGCGCCACGAGAAAGACTTATAGATGCAAAAA CTGGACTCCCAGTTAAAACTGATATAACACCTGGGCCATCACGACTGTGTTCTGGAGCCAGACGGTCCTTCTTTTGTAGGATGAAGTGCAACAGACCTTCAGTCAAAGTAGAAGACAAGGATTTTCCTTCAACCTGTTCAAAGAAGAAAG cagaCCGCAAAAGCTTTTGCACTATTCATAGTACAGGATATTTAAAAAGCTGGCCGCCAACAAAAATGGGACTAGATGAAGATAATGAACCAGATAATGAGGGTTGTAATTTAAGCTGTCTTGTTGCAATTGGACGGCTGCATCCTCATGTAGTACCACAGCCAGTCAACGGTGAGATCAGGGTGAAACCTACGGAGTATGTTTCTCGACATGCAATAGATGGGAAATTTGTTTTTGTAGATCAGAG GGCAACAGCCATTCTGGCGTACTTACCCCAGGAACTTCTAGGTACTTCGTGTTACGAATATTTTCATCAAGATGATATAGCGCATCTTGCAGAATGTCATAGACAAG TTTTGCAGACAAGAGAAAAAATTACAACTAACTGctacaagtttaaaataaaagatggcTCTTTTATTACATTGCGGAGTCGCTGGTTCAGTTTCATGAACCCTTGGACCAAAGAAGTAGAATACATTGTCTCAACAAACACAGTCGTTTC CACCAACGTACTTGATAGTGGAGACGCAGCCTTTCCACAGCTCGCGGCTTCTCCACACAGCATGGACAGTGTGCTTCAGGCTGGAGAAG GTGGCCCAAAAAGGACCCATCCTACTGTGCCTGGAATTCCAGGTGGAACAAGAGCCGGGGCAGGTAAAATAGGGAGGATGATTGCTGAAGAAATCATGGAGATTCACAG GATAAGAGGATCATCACCCTCTAGCTGCGGTTCAAGTCCACTGAACATCACCAGCACCCCCCCGCCGGACACATCCTCCCCAGGAGGCAAGAAG atctTGAATGGTGGCACTCCAGACATTTCTTCAGCTGGGTTACTGTCTGGGCAAATCCAAGATAACTCTGGTTACCCGTATTCTGACAACTCCTCTATTCTTG GGGAGAACTCTCATATAGGCATCGATATGATTGACAACGATCAAGGATCCAGCAGCCCCAGCAATGACGAAGCAGCAATGGCAGTAATAATGAGCCTTCTTGAAGCAGATGCAGGTCTTGGTGGCCCCGTAGACTTCAGTGACTTGCCATGGCCCTTGTAA
- the BMAL1 gene encoding basic helix-loop-helix ARNT-like protein 1 isoform X1, with protein sequence MADQRMDISSTISDFMSPDPADLISSSLSTSGMDCNRKRKGSSTDYQLDGFPFEEGMDTDKDDQHGRLEYTDQQGRIKNAREAHSQIEKRRRDKMNSFIDELASLVPTCNAMSRKLDKLTVLRMAVQHMKTLRGATNPYTEANYKPAFLSDDELKHLILRAADGFLFVVGCDRGKILFVSESVFKILNYSQNDLIGQSLFDYLHPKDIAKVKEQLSSSDTAPRERLIDAKTGLPVKTDITPGPSRLCSGARRSFFCRMKCNRPSVKVEDKDFPSTCSKKKADRKSFCTIHSTGYLKSWPPTKMGLDEDNEPDNEGCNLSCLVAIGRLHPHVVPQPVNGEIRVKPTEYVSRHAIDGKFVFVDQRATAILAYLPQELLGTSCYEYFHQDDIAHLAECHRQVLQTREKITTNCYKFKIKDGSFITLRSRWFSFMNPWTKEVEYIVSTNTVVSTNVLDSGDAAFPQLAASPHSMDSVLQAGEGGPKRTHPTVPGIPGGTRAGAGKIGRMIAEEIMEIHRIRGSSPSSCGSSPLNITSTPPPDTSSPGGKKILNGGTPDISSAGLLSGQIQDNSGYPYSDNSSILGENSHIGIDMIDNDQGSSSPSNDEAAMAVIMSLLEADAGLGGPVDFSDLPWPL encoded by the exons ATGGCAGACCAAAGGATGGACATATCTTCTACAATTAGTGACTTTATGTCACCAGACCCTGCTGACTTAATCTCCAGTTCCCTTAGCACTTCAGGAATGGATTGtaataggaaaagaaagggaagctCTACTGATTATCA acttGATGGCTTTCCTTTTGA ggaaGGTATGGATACAGATAAGGATGACCAACATGGAAG ATTGGAGTATACAGACCAACAAGGCAGAATAAAAAATGCAAG GGAGGCTCACAGTCAAATTGAAAAAAGGCGTAGAGATAAAATGAACAGTTTTATAGATGAACTGGCATCTTTGGTACCAACGTGCAATGCTATGTCTCGAAAGCTAGACAAACTCACTGTGTTGAGAATGGCTGTCCAGCATATGAAAACATTACGTG GTGCTACAAACCCATACACAGAAGCAAACTATAAGCCTGCTTTTCTATCAGATGATGAATTAAAACATCTTATTCTCAGG GCAGCAGATGGATTTCTTTTTGTTGTGGGCTGTGACAGAGGGAAGATACTGTTTGTTTCAGAATCTGTCTTCAAGATCCTCAACTACAGTCAg AATGATTTGATTGGTCAAAGTTTATTTGATTACCTTCATCCTAAAGACATTGCCAAAGTgaaggagcagctctcttctTCTGACACTGCGCCACGAGAAAGACTTATAGATGCAAAAA CTGGACTCCCAGTTAAAACTGATATAACACCTGGGCCATCACGACTGTGTTCTGGAGCCAGACGGTCCTTCTTTTGTAGGATGAAGTGCAACAGACCTTCAGTCAAAGTAGAAGACAAGGATTTTCCTTCAACCTGTTCAAAGAAGAAAG cagaCCGCAAAAGCTTTTGCACTATTCATAGTACAGGATATTTAAAAAGCTGGCCGCCAACAAAAATGGGACTAGATGAAGATAATGAACCAGATAATGAGGGTTGTAATTTAAGCTGTCTTGTTGCAATTGGACGGCTGCATCCTCATGTAGTACCACAGCCAGTCAACGGTGAGATCAGGGTGAAACCTACGGAGTATGTTTCTCGACATGCAATAGATGGGAAATTTGTTTTTGTAGATCAGAG GGCAACAGCCATTCTGGCGTACTTACCCCAGGAACTTCTAGGTACTTCGTGTTACGAATATTTTCATCAAGATGATATAGCGCATCTTGCAGAATGTCATAGACAAG TTTTGCAGACAAGAGAAAAAATTACAACTAACTGctacaagtttaaaataaaagatggcTCTTTTATTACATTGCGGAGTCGCTGGTTCAGTTTCATGAACCCTTGGACCAAAGAAGTAGAATACATTGTCTCAACAAACACAGTCGTTTC CACCAACGTACTTGATAGTGGAGACGCAGCCTTTCCACAGCTCGCGGCTTCTCCACACAGCATGGACAGTGTGCTTCAGGCTGGAGAAG GTGGCCCAAAAAGGACCCATCCTACTGTGCCTGGAATTCCAGGTGGAACAAGAGCCGGGGCAGGTAAAATAGGGAGGATGATTGCTGAAGAAATCATGGAGATTCACAG GATAAGAGGATCATCACCCTCTAGCTGCGGTTCAAGTCCACTGAACATCACCAGCACCCCCCCGCCGGACACATCCTCCCCAGGAGGCAAGAAG atctTGAATGGTGGCACTCCAGACATTTCTTCAGCTGGGTTACTGTCTGGGCAAATCCAAGATAACTCTGGTTACCCGTATTCTGACAACTCCTCTATTCTTG GGGAGAACTCTCATATAGGCATCGATATGATTGACAACGATCAAGGATCCAGCAGCCCCAGCAATGACGAAGCAGCAATGGCAGTAATAATGAGCCTTCTTGAAGCAGATGCAGGTCTTGGTGGCCCCGTAGACTTCAGTGACTTGCCATGGCCCTTGTAA
- the BMAL1 gene encoding basic helix-loop-helix ARNT-like protein 1 isoform X2: MADQRMDISSTISDFMSPDPADLISSSLSTSGMDCNRKRKGSSTDYQLDGFPFEEGMDTDKDDQHGRLEYTDQQGRIKNAREAHSQIEKRRRDKMNSFIDELASLVPTCNAMSRKLDKLTVLRMAVQHMKTLRGATNPYTEANYKPAFLSDDELKHLILRAADGFLFVVGCDRGKILFVSESVFKILNYSQNDLIGQSLFDYLHPKDIAKVKEQLSSSDTAPRERLIDAKTGLPVKTDITPGPSRLCSGARRSFFCRMKCNRPSVKVEDKDFPSTCSKKKDRKSFCTIHSTGYLKSWPPTKMGLDEDNEPDNEGCNLSCLVAIGRLHPHVVPQPVNGEIRVKPTEYVSRHAIDGKFVFVDQRATAILAYLPQELLGTSCYEYFHQDDIAHLAECHRQVLQTREKITTNCYKFKIKDGSFITLRSRWFSFMNPWTKEVEYIVSTNTVVSTNVLDSGDAAFPQLAASPHSMDSVLQAGEGGPKRTHPTVPGIPGGTRAGAGKIGRMIAEEIMEIHRIRGSSPSSCGSSPLNITSTPPPDTSSPGGKKILNGGTPDISSAGLLSGQIQDNSGYPYSDNSSILGENSHIGIDMIDNDQGSSSPSNDEAAMAVIMSLLEADAGLGGPVDFSDLPWPL; the protein is encoded by the exons ATGGCAGACCAAAGGATGGACATATCTTCTACAATTAGTGACTTTATGTCACCAGACCCTGCTGACTTAATCTCCAGTTCCCTTAGCACTTCAGGAATGGATTGtaataggaaaagaaagggaagctCTACTGATTATCA acttGATGGCTTTCCTTTTGA ggaaGGTATGGATACAGATAAGGATGACCAACATGGAAG ATTGGAGTATACAGACCAACAAGGCAGAATAAAAAATGCAAG GGAGGCTCACAGTCAAATTGAAAAAAGGCGTAGAGATAAAATGAACAGTTTTATAGATGAACTGGCATCTTTGGTACCAACGTGCAATGCTATGTCTCGAAAGCTAGACAAACTCACTGTGTTGAGAATGGCTGTCCAGCATATGAAAACATTACGTG GTGCTACAAACCCATACACAGAAGCAAACTATAAGCCTGCTTTTCTATCAGATGATGAATTAAAACATCTTATTCTCAGG GCAGCAGATGGATTTCTTTTTGTTGTGGGCTGTGACAGAGGGAAGATACTGTTTGTTTCAGAATCTGTCTTCAAGATCCTCAACTACAGTCAg AATGATTTGATTGGTCAAAGTTTATTTGATTACCTTCATCCTAAAGACATTGCCAAAGTgaaggagcagctctcttctTCTGACACTGCGCCACGAGAAAGACTTATAGATGCAAAAA CTGGACTCCCAGTTAAAACTGATATAACACCTGGGCCATCACGACTGTGTTCTGGAGCCAGACGGTCCTTCTTTTGTAGGATGAAGTGCAACAGACCTTCAGTCAAAGTAGAAGACAAGGATTTTCCTTCAACCTGTTCAAAGAAGAAAG aCCGCAAAAGCTTTTGCACTATTCATAGTACAGGATATTTAAAAAGCTGGCCGCCAACAAAAATGGGACTAGATGAAGATAATGAACCAGATAATGAGGGTTGTAATTTAAGCTGTCTTGTTGCAATTGGACGGCTGCATCCTCATGTAGTACCACAGCCAGTCAACGGTGAGATCAGGGTGAAACCTACGGAGTATGTTTCTCGACATGCAATAGATGGGAAATTTGTTTTTGTAGATCAGAG GGCAACAGCCATTCTGGCGTACTTACCCCAGGAACTTCTAGGTACTTCGTGTTACGAATATTTTCATCAAGATGATATAGCGCATCTTGCAGAATGTCATAGACAAG TTTTGCAGACAAGAGAAAAAATTACAACTAACTGctacaagtttaaaataaaagatggcTCTTTTATTACATTGCGGAGTCGCTGGTTCAGTTTCATGAACCCTTGGACCAAAGAAGTAGAATACATTGTCTCAACAAACACAGTCGTTTC CACCAACGTACTTGATAGTGGAGACGCAGCCTTTCCACAGCTCGCGGCTTCTCCACACAGCATGGACAGTGTGCTTCAGGCTGGAGAAG GTGGCCCAAAAAGGACCCATCCTACTGTGCCTGGAATTCCAGGTGGAACAAGAGCCGGGGCAGGTAAAATAGGGAGGATGATTGCTGAAGAAATCATGGAGATTCACAG GATAAGAGGATCATCACCCTCTAGCTGCGGTTCAAGTCCACTGAACATCACCAGCACCCCCCCGCCGGACACATCCTCCCCAGGAGGCAAGAAG atctTGAATGGTGGCACTCCAGACATTTCTTCAGCTGGGTTACTGTCTGGGCAAATCCAAGATAACTCTGGTTACCCGTATTCTGACAACTCCTCTATTCTTG GGGAGAACTCTCATATAGGCATCGATATGATTGACAACGATCAAGGATCCAGCAGCCCCAGCAATGACGAAGCAGCAATGGCAGTAATAATGAGCCTTCTTGAAGCAGATGCAGGTCTTGGTGGCCCCGTAGACTTCAGTGACTTGCCATGGCCCTTGTAA